One region of Nycticebus coucang isolate mNycCou1 chromosome 10, mNycCou1.pri, whole genome shotgun sequence genomic DNA includes:
- the FBXO27 gene encoding F-box only protein 27 isoform X2: MGASASRGQAARIPAPEPEPEEAALGLSQLPPELLLVVLSYVPPRTLLRSCRHVCRGWRALVDGQALWFLILARDHGATGRALLPLVRSCLPPARNGRLCPLGRFCLRRPIGRNLIWNRGGQGLRKWMVRQGGNGWLVEENGPAVPGGPSQSFGTSFRWCLKKEFLDLEEEGLWPELLDSGKIEICVSEWQRARDGSTCVYRLLVQLLDANQTVLDTFSAVPDPSQQWNNNSCLWVTHVFSNIKMGVRLVSFEHWGEETRFWAGDYEARVTNSSVIVRTRLS, translated from the exons ATGGGCGCCTCGGCCTCCAGGGGCCAGGCTGCCCGGATCCCCGCGCCGGAGCCAGAACCTGAGGAGGCGGCGCTGGGCCTGAGTCAACTACCACCGGAGCTGCTCCTGGTGGTGCTGAGCTACGTGCCCCCACGCACGCTGCTCAGGAGCTGCCGCCATGTGTGCCGGGGCTGGCGCGCCCTGGTGGACGGGCAGGCCCTGTGGTTTCTGATCCTGGCCCGCGACCACGGCGCCACTGGCCGCGCCCTGCTGCCGCTAGTCCGCAGCTGTCTGCCCCCCGCCCGCAACGGCAGGCTCTGTCCCTTGGGCCGCTTCTGCTTGCGCAGACCCATCGGACGCAACCTCATCTGGAACCGCGGAGGCCAGG GCCTACGGAAGTGGATGGTGCGGCAAGGTGGGAACGGCTGGTTGGTAGAAGAAAACGGACCAGCGGTGCCCGGGGGCCCTTCGCAGTCTTTCGGAACTTCTTTCAG GTGGTGTCTCAAGAAGGAGTTCTTGGACCTGGAGGAAGAGGGTTTGTGGCCAGAACTGCTGGATAGTGGCAAGATTGAGATTTGTGTCTCAGAGTG GCAGAGAGCCCGAGATGGGAGTACCTGTGTATATCGACTCCTTGTCCAACTTCTAGATGCCAACCAGACCGTTCTAGATACATTCTCTGCTGTGCCCGATCCCAGCCAGCAGTGGAACAATAATAGCTGCCTTTGG GTCACCCACGTGTTTTCCAACATCAAGATGGGCGTCCGCCTTGTGTCTTTCGAACACTGGGGTGAGGAGACGCGGTTTTGGGCTGGTGACTATGAAGCCCGTGTGACCAACTCCAGTGTGATTGTGCGAACCCGCCTGTCCTAG